One Phaseolus vulgaris cultivar G19833 chromosome 2, P. vulgaris v2.0, whole genome shotgun sequence DNA window includes the following coding sequences:
- the LOC137810993 gene encoding PHAF1 protein At3g51130 isoform X1 gives MLQRPRRRCEGTAMGAIVLDLRPGLGIGPFSLGMPVCEAFAQIEQQPNIYDVVHVKYLDEEPLKLDIVISFPDHGFHLRFDPWSQRLRLIEIFDVKRLQMRYSTSLIGGPSTLATFVAVYALFGPTYPGIFDKDRGIYTLFYPGLSFAFPIPSQFTDCCHDGGVELPLEFPDGTTPVTCRVSVYDSSSGKKVGMGSLMDKASAPPLPAGSIYMEEVHVKLREELYFTVGSQHIPFGASPQDVWTELGRPCGIHQKQVDQMGIHSASDLRPRTTLCGDYFYNYFTRGLDILFDGKTHKIKKFVLHTNFPGHADFNSYIKCNFVIYGADSVGGSFEEVNNSKQRVITPSTKWEQVKEILGDCGRAAIQTQGSASNPFGSTFVYGYQNIAFEVMKNGYIATITLFQS, from the exons ATGTTGCAGAGACCCCGACGCCGTTGCGAGGGCACTGCCATGGGAGCTATTGTTCTCGATCTCCGACCCGGTCTCGGTATCGGACCATTCTCTCTAG GGATGCCTGTTTGCGAAGCATTTGCTCAGATAGAGCAGCAGCCAAATATATATGACGTGGTACATGTCAAGTATCTTGATGAG GAACCACTGAAGTTGGATATTGTTATTAGCTTTCCGGATCATGGATTCCATCTTCGATTCGATCCGTGGTCTCAG AGACTGCGGCTTATTGAAATATTTGATGTAAAGCGACTTCAGATGCGCTATTCAACCTCCTTAATTGG GGGACCGTCAACTTTAGCTACTTTTGTTGCTGTATATGCACTGTTTGGGCCTACATATCCTGGAATATTTGACAAGGATAGAGGCATTTACACCCTATTCTATCCG GGTCTTTCTTTTGCCTTTCCTATTCCAAGTCAATTTACAGACTGCTGTCATGATGGTGGAG TGGAATTGCCATTGGAGTTTCCTGATGGGACCACACCGGTGACTTGCCGTGTTTCAGTATATGACAGCTCCTCTGGTAAGAAGGTTGGCATGGGGTCTTTAATGGATAAGGCTTCTGCTCCACCATTACCTGCTGGAAGCATTTATATGGAAGAGGTTCATGTGAAG CTGCGAGAAGAATTGTATTTCACAGTTGGCTCTCAACACATTCCATTTGGTGCATCTCCTCAG GATGTGTGGACTGAGCTTGGCCGTCCTTGTGGAATTCATCAAAAGCAG GTGGATCAAATGGGTATTCATTCTGCCTCTGATCTGCGACCAAGGACAACTCTCTGTGGAGATTACTTTTATAATTACTTCACTCGTGGTCTGGACATATTATTTGATGGAAAG ACTCACAAAATCAAGAAGTTTGTGTTACACACCAACTTCCCCGGTCATGCGGATTTCAATTCTTACATTAAGTGCAACTTTGTTATCTATGGTGCAGATT CAGTTGGGGGATCATTCGAGGAAGTAAATAATAGCAAACAGAGGGTTATTACACCTAGCACCAAATGGGAACAAGTGAAG GAAATACTTGGGGATTGTGGACGAGCTGCTATTCAAACGCAAGGCTCTGCAAGTAACCCTTTCGGTTCTACGTTTGTGTATGGTTATCAAAATATTGCCTTTGAG GTGATGAAGAATGGTTATATTGCAACAATAACTCTCTTCCAATCATGA
- the LOC137810993 gene encoding PHAF1 protein At3g51130 isoform X2 → MLQRPRRRCEGTAMGAIVLDLRPGLGIGPFSLGMPVCEAFAQIEQQPNIYDVVHVKYLDEEPLKLDIVISFPDHGFHLRFDPWSQRLRLIEIFDVKRLQMRYSTSLIGGPSTLATFVAVYALFGPTYPGIFDKDRGIYTLFYPGLSFAFPIPSQFTDCCHDGGVELPLEFPDGTTPVTCRVSVYDSSSGKKVGMGSLMDKASAPPLPAGSIYMEEVHVKLREELYFTVGSQHIPFGASPQDVWTELGRPCGIHQKQVDQMGIHSASDLRPRTTLCGDYFYNYFTRGLDILFDGKTHKIKKFVLHTNFPGHADFNSYIKCNFVIYGADFGGSFEEVNNSKQRVITPSTKWEQVKEILGDCGRAAIQTQGSASNPFGSTFVYGYQNIAFEVMKNGYIATITLFQS, encoded by the exons ATGTTGCAGAGACCCCGACGCCGTTGCGAGGGCACTGCCATGGGAGCTATTGTTCTCGATCTCCGACCCGGTCTCGGTATCGGACCATTCTCTCTAG GGATGCCTGTTTGCGAAGCATTTGCTCAGATAGAGCAGCAGCCAAATATATATGACGTGGTACATGTCAAGTATCTTGATGAG GAACCACTGAAGTTGGATATTGTTATTAGCTTTCCGGATCATGGATTCCATCTTCGATTCGATCCGTGGTCTCAG AGACTGCGGCTTATTGAAATATTTGATGTAAAGCGACTTCAGATGCGCTATTCAACCTCCTTAATTGG GGGACCGTCAACTTTAGCTACTTTTGTTGCTGTATATGCACTGTTTGGGCCTACATATCCTGGAATATTTGACAAGGATAGAGGCATTTACACCCTATTCTATCCG GGTCTTTCTTTTGCCTTTCCTATTCCAAGTCAATTTACAGACTGCTGTCATGATGGTGGAG TGGAATTGCCATTGGAGTTTCCTGATGGGACCACACCGGTGACTTGCCGTGTTTCAGTATATGACAGCTCCTCTGGTAAGAAGGTTGGCATGGGGTCTTTAATGGATAAGGCTTCTGCTCCACCATTACCTGCTGGAAGCATTTATATGGAAGAGGTTCATGTGAAG CTGCGAGAAGAATTGTATTTCACAGTTGGCTCTCAACACATTCCATTTGGTGCATCTCCTCAG GATGTGTGGACTGAGCTTGGCCGTCCTTGTGGAATTCATCAAAAGCAG GTGGATCAAATGGGTATTCATTCTGCCTCTGATCTGCGACCAAGGACAACTCTCTGTGGAGATTACTTTTATAATTACTTCACTCGTGGTCTGGACATATTATTTGATGGAAAG ACTCACAAAATCAAGAAGTTTGTGTTACACACCAACTTCCCCGGTCATGCGGATTTCAATTCTTACATTAAGTGCAACTTTGTTATCTATGGTGCAGATT TTGGGGGATCATTCGAGGAAGTAAATAATAGCAAACAGAGGGTTATTACACCTAGCACCAAATGGGAACAAGTGAAG GAAATACTTGGGGATTGTGGACGAGCTGCTATTCAAACGCAAGGCTCTGCAAGTAACCCTTTCGGTTCTACGTTTGTGTATGGTTATCAAAATATTGCCTTTGAG GTGATGAAGAATGGTTATATTGCAACAATAACTCTCTTCCAATCATGA
- the LOC137810991 gene encoding B-box zinc finger protein 18-like isoform X2 yields MRTLCDACESAAAIVFCAADEAALCRACDEKVHMCNKLASRHVRVGLASPSDVPRCDICENAPDGSSLCLQCDMIVHVGGKRTHGRYLLFRQRVEFPGDKSSHAENPGSQPLEPGESKRGQNPLPKLKMGEKQQNHGMPLLPTPGPDADGHTKMETKMIDLNMKPNRLHEQASNNQP; encoded by the exons ATGCGAacgctttgtgatgcttgtgagAGTGCGGCGGCTATAGTTTTCTGCGCCGCTGATGAGGCTGCACTTTGTCGTGCCTGCGATGAGAAG GTTCACATGTGCAATAAGCTTGCTAGTAGACATGTGAGAGTTGGTCTTGCAAGTCCAAGTGATGTGCCACGGTGTGACATATGTGAGAATGCACCTG ATGGAAGTTCCCTTTGTTTGCAGTGTGATATGATAGTTCATGTTGGAGGTAAAAGAACGCATGGAAGATATCTTCTGTTCAGGCAAAGAGTTGAG TTTCCAGGAGACAAATCTAGTCATGCTGAAAATCCGGGTTCACAACCATTGGAACCTGGTGAGAGTAAAAGAGGACAAAATCCACTTCCCAAACTAAAAATGGGAGAGAAGCAGCAAAATCATGGGATGCCTCTGCTTCCAACACCAGGACCTGATGCTGATGGGCATACCAAGATGGAAACTAAAATGATTGATTTGAACATGAAGCCTAACAGATTGCATGAACAGGCATCAAATAATCAG CCATAA
- the LOC137810991 gene encoding B-box zinc finger protein 18-like isoform X1 encodes MRTLCDACESAAAIVFCAADEAALCRACDEKVHMCNKLASRHVRVGLASPSDVPRCDICENAPAFFYCETDGSSLCLQCDMIVHVGGKRTHGRYLLFRQRVEFPGDKSSHAENPGSQPLEPGESKRGQNPLPKLKMGEKQQNHGMPLLPTPGPDADGHTKMETKMIDLNMKPNRLHEQASNNQP; translated from the exons ATGCGAacgctttgtgatgcttgtgagAGTGCGGCGGCTATAGTTTTCTGCGCCGCTGATGAGGCTGCACTTTGTCGTGCCTGCGATGAGAAG GTTCACATGTGCAATAAGCTTGCTAGTAGACATGTGAGAGTTGGTCTTGCAAGTCCAAGTGATGTGCCACGGTGTGACATATGTGAGAATGCACCTG CTTTCTTCTATTGTGAGACAGATGGAAGTTCCCTTTGTTTGCAGTGTGATATGATAGTTCATGTTGGAGGTAAAAGAACGCATGGAAGATATCTTCTGTTCAGGCAAAGAGTTGAG TTTCCAGGAGACAAATCTAGTCATGCTGAAAATCCGGGTTCACAACCATTGGAACCTGGTGAGAGTAAAAGAGGACAAAATCCACTTCCCAAACTAAAAATGGGAGAGAAGCAGCAAAATCATGGGATGCCTCTGCTTCCAACACCAGGACCTGATGCTGATGGGCATACCAAGATGGAAACTAAAATGATTGATTTGAACATGAAGCCTAACAGATTGCATGAACAGGCATCAAATAATCAG CCATAA
- the LOC137810990 gene encoding glyoxylase I 4-like, with translation MKMEIEEVGNCQAQHLPLLSLNHVSLLCRSVWESMRFYEDVLGFVPIKRPSSFNFTGAWFYNYGVGIHLIENPHIDEFDTCVNEFRPINPKDNHISFQCTDVELVKKRLEEKGMRYVTAVVEEGGAKVDQVFFHDPDGYMIELCNCENIPIIPISSCSLKPRGNSFKKTAPYKCGFMENVMMESLSTDMINFSF, from the exons ATGAAAATGGAGATTGAGGAAGTTGGCAACTGTCAAGCACAACACCTTCCCCTGCTCTCGCTCAACCACGTGTCCCTCTTGTGCAGATCGGTGTGGGAGTCTATGAGGTTTTATGAGGATGTTTTGGGCTTTGTTCCCATCAAACGCCCTTCTTCTTTCAATTTTACAGGAGCCTG GTTTTACAATTATGGTGTTGGAATACACTTGATTGAAAATCCCCACATTGATGAATTTGATACCTGTGTCAATGAATTTAGGCCCATTAATCCCAAGGACAACCATATCTCATTCCAG TGTACTGATGTTGAACTTGTTAAGAAGAGGTTAGAAGAGAAGGGGATGAGGTATGTGACAGCTGTGGTGGAGGAAGGAGGAGCAAAGGTGGATCAAGTGTTCTTCCATGACCCTGATGGCTACATGATTGAGCTCTGCAACTGTGAGAATATCCCAATCATTCCTATTTCTTCATGCTCTCTCAAGCCTCGAGGCAACAGCTTCAAGAAGACAGCTCCTTACAAGTGTGGATTCATGGAGAATGTGATGATGGAAAGCTTGAGCACcgacatgatcaatttctcctTTTAA